The nucleotide window TCAGGAAGCCGCGGCTGCACACGGCGCAGACGAACGGCCTCTCGCCGCTGTGCGTCTTCATGTGCGCCACCAGGCTGCAGCTGGACAGGAAGGTCTTGCAGCACATGTGGCAGAGGAACGGCCGGTCCCGGACCGTGTGGGTCTTCTCGTGGGACTTGAGGGTTCCCGGGAGTTTGAAGCGCTTCCCGCAGACCTGGCAGCCGAAGCGGCGCTCTCCGGAGTGCGTCATCTTGTGTCGGGACAGCGAGCGGCGGTCGTAGACCAGCTTGTTGCAGATGTTGCAGTGGTACTGGTCCTTGCTGGCGTGCGCCTTCTTGTGCGCGGTGAGCTGCGCCTTCAGTCCGAAGGACTTGGGGCACACGTCGCACTTGTAGGGCTTGTCCGCCACGTGGATCCAGCGGTGGACGCTCAGGGAGGACAGGTTGACGAAGGTTTTGCTGCAGTCGCTGCACCTGAAGGGCCGGTCGCCGGTGTGCAGGGAGGTGTGGTTGTGGAGGCCGGAGAGCGTCAGGAAGGACTTCCCGCAGTGCGCGCAGGTGTGGGTCTTCTGGTGCGTCTTCAGGTGAGCTTTCAGCCCCTCCGGGGTCTGACACTCCTCTCCGCAGACGCCACAAACGCTCGGCGGCTCGTCGGCGTGGGTCCAGGCGTGTTTGATCAGGCTGCCCAGGATGCGGTACCAAACCCCGCACACCCTGCAGGAGGTTCTGCTGCGGCTCGTCTTCCGTGAGCCGGACAGCGGGACCCGCCTGACCAGTTCAGGTTCCGGTTTCCAGTCCAGGTCTGGGTCCACGGCGCCGCTGAATTCTCCATCCGTGTGTGGCATGGAGCTGGTGCTCGGGGAATCGGCGCTGATCCCACCTGAGGGGGCGCTGTAGAGCAGCAACAATGTAAACGTTAACGACGTCGCAGACGACAGCAGGAAACTCTCCAACCGTTTATACAGACAACAGATTCTGAGAAGTAGCTTGTGTCAATATCCGCGTAAAGCTACTTTGATTTAAATTACTTCTCTAAGTACTTCGttattgtaaagtgttgcatatcggcACAAAGCTACTTTGATTTAAATTACTTCTCTAAGTACTTCGttattgtaaagtgttgcatatcggcACAAAGCTACTTTTtcccaaataaaaataacagttagTACTTCAGTGAGTACTTCAGTACTGTAAAGTGTTACATATCTCTGCAAAGCTATGTTTTTCCGCATCAGAATACGGATGTTTGAGTACTTGAATAAGTACTTTGATgttgtaaagtgttgcttaaGTACTCCAGTACTGTAAAGTGTCGTGTATTGGCTTAATGCTACTTTTGTCCGcttaaaaattaagtttgtaCAAGTTACTTGCTTGAGTacttcattattttaaagtcttGCCAATCAGTGCAAAGGTGATTTTCTCAACTTAAGTATATGTTGGTTTAAATTACTTCCGTAAGTACTTAGTTATTGTAAAGTATTATATATTGGCACAAAACTacttttctccacgtcagaaCTCGTTGGTTTACTTCTGGATGAGTACTTCAGTACTGTAAAGAGTTCTCCTCAAAGACAGAATCTGTATCAGTTACTTGCTCAAGTACTTCGGTACTACAAAGTGCTGCTGAAaggtactttttaaaaatacatagtaATCAGTAATTTGATGAAGTACTTTGGTACTGTAAAGTCTgcacaagttatttttttaagcgtaAAAATGACTGAACTCCATCTGCTGCTCCGGATATCTGAACctttctggatcagaaccgaaCCAGCCTCCTAAACTCACCTTGAGTGGAGTCCGGCGGCGTCCTGGTTCTGCTCGCCGTCGCTGCCTGGAGGCTCGTCTTCCTCTTcactctcctcttcatcacCAGTCTGCAGGAGTTTAAAGAGTTGAACTCAGAACCTCCAGGTTTCCTCTCAGAGAAACCAGAACCGCTGACTGTCCCGTGAACCGGACCTCCGGCGCTCACCTTCATCCTGATGTAGAGGAGCGTCTTCTTGATGCCGGTGGACTTCATGCTCCTGTAGATCTCCTCGGGCGTCAGGGCGTCGACTCGGAGCCGCCGCAGCCGCTTGCTGCGGTCCGACTTGTACACGCCCAGCTTCCGGTCGTCCCGGTCCAGTTGGGGGAAGGAGGCGCGCAGGAGGTCCAGGAACTCGGGCTCCTGGAGTCCTCGAGGACACTCCAGCTCCTGGACGGGCGACCTCTGCAACACTGGACCAGAGGACGCCGCGTGAACGCCAGCGGACTCAAAGAGGACCGCGGTCCTCTTCTGAGCTCACCAGAACCCGGAGACTCGTCGGGCCGCGGGTCTTCCAGCACGCAGATCCTCAGGACGTGGTGAGTGGGCTCCTCGCCGGTGCGTGGTCGGCCCCGCCTCCTCCTGCCGGGCGAAACCGACAGCAAGCTGCAGGGAGGAAGAAGAGCGATGAAGAACCCAGTAGAACCGGTTCAGAACACTCAGCTGTTCTGGTACCTGGATGTGGTGAGGGACTCCACCTCCTGGTTCTGTGGGGAAGGACCGTCCCTTTCTACTGTGGACTGGAGGAGATTCAGAGTCAGAAACACGGCGCCGGCGCCGGCAGACCCACAGAACCCGAAGCCTCACCAACCTTCAGCCGGATGTAGAGCGCCGAGTTCCCGCTGGACCGGATGGTTCTGTGGATGTGTTCTGGAGTCAGAGCCGGGACCTGGAGCGCCCGCAGCTTCCGACTGTTGTCCGTCACGAAGAGGTCAAAGGGCGCCCCGGAGGCCAGCTGAGGGAACCTGGACCTGAGCAGGTCCAGGAAGGAGGCCTCCTGAAGACCCCGAGGACACCGCAGGTCCTGGACCGGAAACTTCCTGAAAACTGGAGCGGAACATCAAAAACTCAACTAAAGGTTTGATTTACTTCAATAACATGAAAGATTGGATCAATCATCACcataaatgaccaaaaacatgaAGATGGTTTTCCCTGAACTTCTCTCAGAGAACAATTACTTCATCCGTCCACTAGAGGTCACTGTTCTGCAGAGAACTGAAGCCTCGAAGCTTCAAAACTCCTGAAGTGTTCCAGAAGGAACAAACAGCTAAAAGGATCCAATTTATTTCAGGTATTCAAACAGAAACGGAGAAAAGATTCAACTTTGATCCAACATGGCCGCCCTCCCcgcaaaaataaaagcctatcaattcagaaacttttatttataaaagttaaactttaaacttgtgtgagtttgtgtgtctgtgtgtttgtgtgtcagtgtgtgtgtgtgtgtcagtgtgtgtttgtgtgtcagtgtgtgtttgtgtgtgtgtttgtgtgtagcgTTGTGGATGCTAGAATGCAGAGTTCTGGTCTGTTCTCTGAGGCAGAACCGTCTCCTCTGCGTACCGTTGTTGGACAGAACCTCGGTTCCACTGTCCTCCAGCAGCCGGACCCTCAGATCCAGATGCTCCTGCTGGTCGCTGATCCGAGGTCTGCCGGGCCTCTTTCTTGGAGTCCGGATTCTGGGAGGACCGGACCTGAAAGCCACAGACCAGAAGAGgagctctgattggctgaagctCGACAGAGACTCCATCCAAGACGTCCTTTCAGGAACAAGCAGAACCTGGATGGGACTTCATAGTCCGGGTCCTTCAGGTCCTCCCGCTTCATCCTGCTGCTGGTTGTCGGCTGGACCAGAACCTGCTGCTCTTCGTTAGCATCGTCCTCGATGTACCAGATGTCCAGACTCCCGGAGTCCTCCATGTCTGCAAACACGGCAGTCAGAAACCCGAACCTCTGGACCAGGACCACCTCAAACCTAGAACCATACCTGTCTGTTGAGTCAGCACCGGTTCCCCGGGCTCCTGCCCCACCAGAACCACCTCAGAACCGCACAGGTCCTGGTCCCGAGCGCCCCCTAGTACCGCGAGAACAAACACCGTGACCTCCTGCCCCCACGTGACATCCCGAAAGGGGCGTGTCCTTACTTTATTTATGGTATAACCACGCCCCTTTGagtgaaaacagatcaaagcaGAGACATTTGATCTCTGACTGACCGCGCCTGCGCAGTTTGACCTCCGGCTGCAGGAGCTCCAGCTGCCGCCGCTGCCGCTCGATCTGCCGCCGGAAGCCCGCAGCCTCCTCCTCGTAGTCGGCCACCGTCCGCTCCACCACCGCCAGGATGTCGCGCGCCGCCGTGCTCAGCTTCTCGGAGATGATTCCTCGGAGGATGTCGCTCTTCGACATGTCCCCGAGGCCGTCGAGCGGCCCCGAGCCGCCTTTCCAGTAGAACATCCCGCGGTTCGGCTCAAGCTCcaacacaaacagcagaaacacaCGGCGGACTCGGTGCAGCACCGAACAACGTCCGTGGAGAAACGGAGACACGCCGAGGGTTCCGCCGTCATGGAAAGTATGCTAACTCcacatcattgactgtatatagagaactggactgagtgactcctcccccttgcattccaaacaggaagtacctgctggttcaaCGAgcctaaaatcccatagacttctatagagaaataaacagctgttacctAGTCATTctattagattattttttgataatccttttcttaaaaaaaaaaagttataaacagaTCACTCAaatgtctcagtaaaagcatgtggtgtccGCCGGCCACGcccaaaacatttgattgacagattctcccaaacTGCTTTTAAGGTGTAGACTTTGTACAAAGGTTAGTTGCCATAGAAAAactgactcagaccgacttgagCCAGTCactgtctggctccaaatggcggcgtccgtatcgATGAAAAGTGGCGACTGAATTCGCTTCATGTCGCTGGAGAGAAGTAAGATATTTTTTGAGTGACATCAGacttgctttgtccatctctatatacagtcaacttCGACTTCAGTTTAAAACTCTCTTTAGAATTTCACGACTTGGACACTTGAACTGCAGTAGGTTTTGGATCAGTCTGGATCTTATAGTCACCACATAAACTGGACTGGACCTGAGTTCAGATGTCAGGACCGTGTTGGACCTTGTGTTCAGAGACTAAGGGCCGGACCTGGACTCTGAGTCAGACTCTAGAAATGTTGCGTAGACCTGAAGGGTCTTTGTGAGGTTTGACACGGACACCTGCTCAGAAGCATACCCCTGGTTTCAGACTGCACCTGTAGACTTTGGACTGGTTCTGGTCTTCTGGTGCACCTTCAAGTTGGATTTAAGCTCATGGAGCCAGAACCTGAAGACAGTCTCTGTAGTCTCTACAGAGACTCCTGCGCTGTAACAGAAGGTTGTATCACAAAAACATCAGGTTCCCATCACGTTAGTctcatttattgattttgttgaGGAACAATAAAAGAACGTCaaattttagagatttttttttatttattattccatttgacagatttatttCATTCTCCATCAAAACGTTTTCTTTCCAAAAAGACGTTCCAAACAGTTTATCCTCCAGGTTCtaagcagagaaaacaaaacccTCATGAGAAAACAGAACCGATAGGTCTGTGGGTGTTCGAGTCGGTTCTCCTGGTGTTTGAGTCAGTTCTCCTGGTAATTGAGTCGGTTCTCCTGGTGTTTTAGTTGGTTCTCCTGGTGTTTCAGTCAGTTTTTCTGGTGTTTGAGTCGGTTCTCCTGGTGTTTGAGTCGGTTCTCCTGGTGTTTGTGTCGGTTCTCCTGGTGTTTGAGTCAGTTATCCTGATGTTCGAGTCGGTTCTTCTGGTGTTTGAGTCGGTTCTCCTGGTGTTTGTGTCGGTTCCTCTGCAGAGGTGATGGTCACACAAGCTCATCTGTCGAATCCTCATTGGCTCTGGGTCTAGTTCCTGCGTCGCTCCGTCAGGTGCAGAGAAAGCAGCAGCTGGACGAGCTGCAGGCCGAGAACAGCAGAGAACATGAACGTGGAGTCTCAGATGTCCTTGTTAAGAAGCAGTATTTTCTCTGCTGCCTTTGGACTGAGCCGGTTCCGTTTCCGGCTGAAAACCTCTCCAGCTTTGGAGAAGACGCGCTCGAAGGGCACGGAGGAGGCGGGGATGCACAGGTGCTTCTTGGCCAGGGAGAACAGGTGCgggtaaatgtttttgtgttcgtTCCAGTAGACCAGAGGATCTTCTGACCGCTCCAAGGGAGGATCCGTCATGTAGCGCTG belongs to Oryzias melastigma strain HK-1 linkage group LG18, ASM292280v2, whole genome shotgun sequence and includes:
- the LOC112155791 gene encoding zinc finger protein 37; amino-acid sequence: MFYWKGGSGPLDGLGDMSKSDILRGIISEKLSTAARDILAVVERTVADYEEEAAGFRRQIERQRRQLELLQPEVKLRRRGGARDQDLCGSEVVLVGQEPGEPVLTQQTDMEDSGSLDIWYIEDDANEEQQVLVQPTTSSRMKREDLKDPDYEVPSRSGPPRIRTPRKRPGRPRISDQQEHLDLRVRLLEDSGTEVLSNNVFRKFPVQDLRCPRGLQEASFLDLLRSRFPQLASGAPFDLFVTDNSRKLRALQVPALTPEHIHRTIRSSGNSALYIRLKSTVERDGPSPQNQEVESLTTSSLLSVSPGRRRRGRPRTGEEPTHHVLRICVLEDPRPDESPGSVLQRSPVQELECPRGLQEPEFLDLLRASFPQLDRDDRKLGVYKSDRSKRLRRLRVDALTPEEIYRSMKSTGIKKTLLYIRMKTGDEEESEEEDEPPGSDGEQNQDAAGLHSSAPSGGISADSPSTSSMPHTDGEFSGAVDPDLDWKPEPELVRRVPLSGSRKTSRSRTSCRVCGVWYRILGSLIKHAWTHADEPPSVCGVCGEECQTPEGLKAHLKTHQKTHTCAHCGKSFLTLSGLHNHTSLHTGDRPFRCSDCSKTFVNLSSLSVHRWIHVADKPYKCDVCPKSFGLKAQLTAHKKAHASKDQYHCNICNKLVYDRRSLSRHKMTHSGERRFGCQVCGKRFKLPGTLKSHEKTHTVRDRPFLCHMCCKTFLSSCSLVAHMKTHSGERPFVCAVCSRGFLTNEALKKHLRVHTGEAPYDCKHCGRFFKLKSTLNSHIRSHLGIKRFTCGVCGKACSRQEHLTVHMRTHNGERPYKCSHCDKAFTQSHCLKSHMRSHHAAEDAP